Proteins encoded by one window of Planktothrix tepida PCC 9214:
- a CDS encoding Glu/Leu/Phe/Val family dehydrogenase yields the protein MVSSPVRMNPAPTPAYICPYDRTCSYLGQAAVELNLDDNILVVLQQPRKVVTVSIPVKLDNGKVEVLAGHRVQHCDVLGPYKGGLRYHPSVNLGELSALAMLMTWKCALMGIPYGGAKGGIGFDPHQYSLSELERITRRYASELIKDIGPETDIPAPDVGTSSREMAWIMDTYSMNMGRAVLGVVTGKPLSVGGSKGRDMATGRGVMITVREALAEMGKTLEGVAIVIQGFGKVGAAAAQLFYEAGATVLAVSNVSGGIYSENGLDIPALQAYAAHNNHSIAGFPDSEPITNAELLTLACDVLVPAAMEDQITEDNANQIQAKMIAEAANAPITLLADQMLEARGIIVLPDILANAGGVVVSYLEWVQGQSFVFWDEERVNHEMENLMVQAYSRVSERAKLRGVSMRLAAYTLGVGRVAQALMDRGLYP from the coding sequence ATGGTATCCTCTCCTGTCAGAATGAATCCGGCACCGACTCCGGCTTATATTTGCCCCTATGATCGGACTTGTAGCTATTTGGGACAAGCGGCGGTTGAATTAAATCTTGATGACAATATCCTGGTGGTGTTACAACAACCCCGCAAAGTTGTGACTGTTTCCATTCCCGTCAAACTCGATAATGGCAAAGTCGAGGTGTTAGCAGGACATCGAGTCCAACACTGTGATGTCCTTGGCCCCTATAAAGGCGGTTTACGCTATCATCCCTCCGTGAACTTGGGAGAACTCTCCGCCTTAGCCATGTTAATGACGTGGAAATGTGCCTTAATGGGCATTCCCTATGGGGGTGCTAAAGGTGGCATTGGTTTTGATCCGCATCAATATAGTTTAAGTGAGTTGGAACGGATCACTCGTCGTTATGCCAGTGAACTGATCAAAGATATTGGGCCAGAAACCGATATTCCAGCACCCGACGTGGGAACCTCTTCGCGTGAAATGGCCTGGATCATGGATACTTATTCGATGAATATGGGGCGGGCGGTGCTAGGGGTTGTGACCGGGAAACCGTTATCTGTGGGGGGTTCAAAAGGACGAGATATGGCAACCGGACGGGGTGTGATGATTACCGTGCGGGAAGCCTTAGCAGAAATGGGCAAAACCCTTGAAGGCGTAGCAATTGTGATTCAAGGCTTCGGGAAAGTTGGCGCGGCGGCGGCTCAACTCTTTTATGAAGCAGGCGCGACGGTCTTAGCAGTTTCCAATGTATCTGGCGGGATCTATTCGGAAAATGGCTTAGATATTCCAGCCCTGCAAGCCTACGCTGCCCACAACAATCATAGTATAGCGGGATTTCCCGATAGTGAACCCATTACAAATGCTGAATTATTAACATTAGCTTGTGATGTGTTGGTTCCAGCGGCAATGGAAGATCAAATTACCGAAGACAATGCTAATCAAATTCAAGCGAAAATGATTGCTGAAGCGGCTAACGCACCGATTACATTATTAGCCGATCAAATGTTAGAAGCACGAGGAATTATCGTTTTACCCGATATTTTAGCGAACGCTGGTGGCGTGGTTGTGAGTTATTTGGAATGGGTGCAAGGTCAATCCTTTGTCTTCTGGGATGAAGAACGGGTGAATCATGAAATGGAAAATCTAATGGTTCAAGCTTATTCTCGTGTGAGTGAACGAGCCAAATTACGGGGCGTTTCCATGCGATTAGCAGCCTATACTTTAGGCGTGGGTCGTGTTGCTCAAGCGTTAATGGATCGGGGTTTATATCCGTAA
- a CDS encoding sensor domain-containing diguanylate cyclase, translating into MLYKKKLFGLATILRPFLNWSYRLLGLPSLDELEAKLQVETIKNEQMKQQQNALYRVLSKIRASLDIDYVFRTTTKETCKLLGAERVAVYRFHEDWGGEFVSDFEFAESGWIDEEKLGKNTVWIDSYLQENQGGRYRENQTLVVADVLEAGLSQCHVDVLLQFGIRAYATAPIFTQHKLWGVLAAYQHSKPREWHDSEVEFLAQVATHLGFAVQQAELLAQTQQKAKDLEKTSEQQQILLSVISTIRESLDLDILFKTTAREVLKALNADRVGVFRFNPESNYCLGQFVSESVLPVYDSALAHPIYDRCFGEKYAMDYQKGRMQVLNNIYEANLKDCHLQLLEQFQIKAQIVAPLMNGQILWGLLCIHECDRYREWTNNELQFVEQLAAQFSIALSHSDLLAQTRSQAEKLSQTLQDLKTANLKLEKLARRDGLTGIANRRYFDIIFHRNWKAAQEKNHYLTLILFDVDYFKLFNDFYGHPIGDQCLINIARSVQKILRSTDLLARYGGEEFAIILPNTNPEQANRVADKIQSTVRNLMIPHANTLNGKSIVTISLGIASQIPNSHQLPQDLITEADQALYSAKKQGRDQWVSWVQPLTVIS; encoded by the coding sequence ATGTTGTATAAAAAAAAATTATTTGGCTTGGCGACAATCCTGCGTCCCTTCCTGAATTGGAGTTATCGGTTATTGGGATTACCAAGCCTGGATGAGTTAGAAGCTAAACTCCAAGTAGAAACCATTAAGAATGAGCAGATGAAGCAACAGCAGAATGCTCTTTATCGAGTGCTTAGTAAAATTCGAGCTTCTTTAGATATCGATTATGTTTTTCGCACTACAACTAAAGAAACTTGTAAACTCTTAGGAGCAGAACGAGTTGCTGTTTATCGTTTCCATGAAGATTGGGGCGGAGAATTTGTCAGTGACTTTGAATTTGCTGAATCCGGTTGGATTGATGAAGAAAAGTTAGGCAAAAATACCGTTTGGATTGATAGTTATCTTCAGGAGAACCAGGGGGGGCGATATCGGGAAAATCAAACTTTAGTGGTTGCTGATGTTCTTGAAGCTGGATTATCTCAATGTCATGTTGATGTTTTACTCCAGTTTGGAATTCGAGCCTATGCAACGGCTCCGATTTTTACCCAACACAAACTTTGGGGGGTTTTGGCTGCGTATCAACATTCTAAACCTCGTGAATGGCACGATTCAGAAGTGGAATTTTTAGCTCAAGTTGCAACTCACTTAGGATTTGCAGTTCAGCAAGCTGAATTATTAGCTCAGACGCAACAAAAAGCCAAAGATTTAGAAAAAACCAGTGAACAACAACAAATTCTATTAAGCGTCATTTCAACCATTCGGGAATCTTTAGATTTAGATATTTTATTTAAAACCACTGCTAGAGAAGTTCTCAAAGCCCTGAATGCTGACCGGGTAGGAGTCTTCCGCTTTAATCCTGAATCCAATTATTGCTTAGGTCAATTTGTTTCTGAAAGCGTTTTACCGGTCTATGATTCTGCATTAGCCCATCCAATTTATGATCGATGTTTTGGAGAAAAATATGCGATGGATTATCAAAAAGGTCGAATGCAAGTTTTAAATAATATTTATGAAGCAAATCTGAAAGATTGCCATCTTCAATTATTAGAACAATTTCAAATTAAAGCTCAAATTGTCGCCCCCTTAATGAATGGTCAAATCCTTTGGGGGTTACTGTGTATTCATGAATGCGATCGCTACCGTGAATGGACAAACAATGAACTTCAATTTGTAGAACAATTAGCAGCCCAGTTTAGTATTGCCCTTAGCCACTCGGATTTATTAGCCCAAACTCGTTCCCAAGCCGAGAAATTAAGCCAAACCCTGCAAGATCTGAAAACCGCCAATTTAAAATTAGAAAAACTGGCTCGTAGAGATGGATTAACTGGGATTGCTAATCGTCGTTATTTTGATATCATTTTTCATCGAAATTGGAAAGCTGCTCAAGAGAAGAATCACTATTTAACGTTAATTTTATTTGATGTTGATTATTTTAAACTTTTTAACGATTTCTATGGGCATCCCATCGGAGATCAATGCTTAATTAATATTGCCCGATCGGTTCAAAAAATCCTACGCTCGACGGATCTTTTAGCCCGGTATGGCGGAGAAGAATTTGCGATTATTTTACCGAATACGAATCCTGAACAAGCTAATCGTGTCGCCGACAAAATTCAATCTACAGTTAGAAACTTAATGATTCCCCATGCCAATACTCTTAACGGGAAATCTATTGTTACTATCAGTTTAGGCATCGCCAGTCAAATTCCCAACTCCCATCAACTTCCCCAAGACTTAATCACCGAAGCCGATCAAGCTCTCTACAGTGCCAAAAAACAAGGACGAGATCAATGGGTTTCCTGGGTGCAACCCTTAACAGTCATCAGTTAA
- a CDS encoding winged helix-turn-helix transcriptional regulator, with the protein MKVKECYKTPEVWNSNQCLDMMCPIEFILELIGTKWSISILRELFRGNQRTHELLEALPGISTKTLTVRLRELEKHGLIHRTVYAEIPPRVEYSLTEKGLELQPVLVALKQVGEQWLKDSHCVCPLELTL; encoded by the coding sequence ATGAAAGTTAAGGAATGTTACAAAACCCCAGAAGTGTGGAATAGTAACCAATGCCTAGACATGATGTGTCCGATTGAGTTTATTCTGGAATTAATCGGAACAAAATGGTCAATCTCTATCCTACGAGAGTTGTTTCGCGGAAACCAACGCACCCATGAACTGTTAGAGGCGTTACCCGGTATTAGTACCAAAACCCTAACGGTTCGGTTGCGGGAGTTGGAAAAACATGGGTTAATCCACCGCACCGTTTATGCTGAAATTCCCCCCCGTGTAGAATATTCTCTGACGGAGAAGGGATTAGAACTTCAACCTGTTTTAGTAGCTTTAAAGCAAGTCGGAGAACAATGGTTAAAAGACAGTCATTGTGTTTGTCCATTGGAACTTACGCTCTAA